One window from the genome of Penaeus monodon isolate SGIC_2016 chromosome 2, NSTDA_Pmon_1, whole genome shotgun sequence encodes:
- the LOC119583730 gene encoding protein YIPF1-like isoform X2, with amino-acid sequence MATSKDFAVLDLQNDPQGLGVDLQFQDFGDARVQPVGSGAGGGSQHEQTIHFTEFPDSAEDDPEQEKLMGDEEGSEPVGLKAGASFWNFEFYQQFFDVESKQVGDRIIWSMVPKPGVSYLQSYIRPNPDLYGPFWICMTLAFTTAITGNLANYLLTRPEDTYIWRYDFHKVTLAATAIFAYAWLVPLAVWGILIWRGSRAKISLLELLCIYGYSLAIFVPVSILWMVPQPWFKWCLAIVAPVLSGSVLVRTVWPSLSHDTKQVAITIAAFILILHATLALGFMLYFFTAPDRKATPVIPATPAANPNDKAGAATQSPSKNVAAVDLDAKTKEVNEGIEKMDPDKGDKVVKKDQAAAAPVPESKKQERNTPLLAENLQGPGAAEVGDKLKSNDGVSAVPVKSDKVKSVRESESKLKNNPTSEEEEKRDTVSEDKSNSDTQVSA; translated from the exons AATGATCCACAAGGACTTGGCGTTGATCTGCAGTTTCAAG ATTTTGGCGATGCTCGTGTGCAACCTGTAGGGTCTGGGGCAGGAGGTGGCAGTCAGCATGAACAGACCATCCACTTCACAGAGTTCCCTGACTCAGCTGAGGATGACCCAGAGCAAGAGAAG CTCATGGGTGATGAGGAAGGTAGTGAGCCAGTGGGACTCAAAGCAGGAGCCTCCTTTTGGAACTTTGAGTTTTACCAGCAGTTCTTTGATGTGGAGAGCAAGCAAGTGGGTGATCGCATCATTTGGTCTATGGTGCCGAAACCAGGGGTCAGCTATTTGCAGTCATACATTCGTCCCAACCCTGATCTGTATG GGCCATTCTGGATTTGTATGACCCTAGCCTTTACTACAGCAATCACTGGCAATTTAGCAAACTACTTGTTAACCAGACCAGAAGACACGTATATATGGAGATATGATTTCCACAAAG TTACTCTAGCTGCCACTGCCATCTTTGCATATGCGTGGCTTGTCCCCTTGGCTGTGTGGGGCATACTGATATGGAGAGGATCTCGGGCAAAGATCTCACTACTAGAATTACTCTGCATTTATGGCTATTCCCTTGCAATTTTTGTCCCTGTGTCG attCTTTGGATGGTACCACAGCCTTGGTTCAAGTGGTGCCTTGCAATTGTTGCCCCTGTCCTAAGTGGGAGTGTTTTGGTGCGCACTGTCTGGCCCTCACTCTCACATGACACCAAGCAAGTGGCCATTACCATCGCTGCATTTATATTGATCCTTCATGCAACCCTTGCTCTTGGCTTTATG CTGTACTTTTTCACTGCACCTGACCGGAAGGCAACACCTGTCATCCCAGCGACACCGGCAGCCAATCCCAATGACAAGGCAGGAGCAGCCACACAAAGCCCAAGCAAAAACGTGGCAGCCGTAGATCTTGATGCTAAGACCAAGGAAGTGAATGAAGGCATAGAAAAGATGGATCCAGATAAAGGGGATAAGGTTGTTAAAAAAGACCAGGCTGCAGCAGCTCCAGTCCCAGAGAGCAAGAAGCAGGAGAGGAATACACCTCTCTTGGCTGAGAATTTGCAAGGACCTGGAGCAGCTGAAGTGGGAGATAAGTTGAAGAGCAATGATGGTGTGTCAGCTGTTCCTGTAAAGAGTGATAAAGTAAAATCTGTGAGGGAAAGTGAAAGCAAGTTGAAGAATAATCCCAcaagtgaagaagaggagaaaagagacactGTAAGTGAAGACAAGTCAAACTCCGACACCCAAGTGTCAGCTTAG
- the LOC119583730 gene encoding probable inactive tRNA-specific adenosine deaminase-like protein 3 isoform X1 has translation MATSKDFAVLDLQNDPQGLGVDLQFQDFGDARVQPVGSGAGGGSQHEQTIHFTEFPDSAEDDPEQEKVSPKKKKRKMDVDSSPVLSFLPPEVNVRAVLQESMHGLVDLVQVAALQVREKKLTSRAVKELAIKLPVSSLSHLKRVKRIVSGTEAGEDISESKLGRGDAIVVYLDYLENFGIPCKEHWEGDNINILTADDSAKVFTRLKERDIDTSLFEEQVFASKVAKYAPRIRKIYDQAALYWPCTFHEDIYLTQLSSSNFFSEEEMKLIVHYMNKAIQLGHIASKNGAPAIGTVIVNDLKGAIVGQGIDARHRHPLQHAVMLAIDDVSHQQGGGAWSKQKLPSKTDDELLSVDSENGDLEASRPASCADENRVQKSKEKNHCNNASDVNTQNNATNNPIFASQTMNCNSACESISYICTGFDVYISHEPCMMCAMALLHSRVRRIFYTCPQLQFGALGSLTKLHTLPGINHRYEVFTVTKR, from the exons AATGATCCACAAGGACTTGGCGTTGATCTGCAGTTTCAAG ATTTTGGCGATGCTCGTGTGCAACCTGTAGGGTCTGGGGCAGGAGGTGGCAGTCAGCATGAACAGACCATCCACTTCACAGAGTTCCCTGACTCAGCTGAGGATGACCCAGAGCAAGAGAAG GTCAGTCCCAAGAAAAAGAAACGTAAAATGGATGTTGATAGCTCCCCAGTTTTGTCGTTCCTTCCTCCTGAGGTGAACGTGCGTGCAGTCTTACAAGAGAGCATGCATGGACTGGTGGATCTTGTACAAGTTGCAGCTCTGCAGGTTAGAGAGAAGAAGCTGACATCACGTGCAGTCAAGGAACTGGCGATCAAGCTGCCTGTTTCCTCTCTAAGTCACTTGAAAAGAGTGAAGAGGATTGTTTCAGGCACAGAAGCAGGTGAAGACATTTCAGAAAGTAAACTTGGAAGAGGGGATGCAATTGTTGTATACTTAGACTACTTGGAAAACTTTGGCATTCCATGTAAAGAGCATTGGGAGGGTGATAATATCAACATCCTAACTGCAGATGATTCGGCCAAAGTTTTTACCAGGCTCAAGGAGAGGGACATTGACACTTCCCTGTTTGAGGAACAGGTGTTTGCCTCCAAAGTGGCCAAGTATGCCCcaagaataaggaaaatatatgatCAGGCAGCCTTGTACTGGCCCTGCACATTCCATGAAGATATCTATCTTACTCAGCTTTCATCTTCCAATTTCTTcagtgaggaagagatgaagTTGATTGTCCACTACATGAATAAAGCAATCCAGTTAGGCCACATAGCCAGCAAAAATGGAGCCCCAGCCATTGGAACTGTTATAGTGAATGATCTGAAAGGTGCTATAGTTGGTCAAGGCATTGATGCTAGGCACAGACACCCATTGCAACATGCTGTAATGTTGGCTATTGATGATGTATCCCATCAGCAAGGAGGTGGTGCATGGTCAAAGCAGAAGTTGCCATCAAAGACTGATGATGAATTGCTTTCTGTAGATTCTGAAAATGGTGATTTAGAAGCATCAAGGCCAGCCAGCTGTGCAGATGAAAATAGAGTCCAGAAGtccaaggaaaaaaatcattgcaataatgcaaGTGATGTTAACACTCAGAATAATGCAACCAATAATCCTATATTTGCTTCTCAGACTATGAACTGTAACAGTGCATGTGaaagtatatcatacatatgcacTGGATTTGATGTGTATATAAGTCATGAACCATGTATGATGTGTGCCATGGCACTTTTGCATTCAAGGGTGCGGCGTATATTCTATACCTGCCCACAGCTTCAGTTTGGTGCTCTTGGGTCACTTACTAAATTGCATACACTTCCAGGTATAAATCATAGATATGAAGTCTTTACAGTCACTAAAAGATGA